One window of Candidatus Nitrospira kreftii genomic DNA carries:
- a CDS encoding hypothetical protein (conserved protein of unknown function), with translation MKKIQVGTWLLGIVCLSGAVGCASGKAAMHPVSEHSPVSGTTETVSAAPTDTPPDTLADSLHVCLARIPSDSSNGAKMVAEQSCQDNEDLRQGVVGTAIAKSGGRASAGTQGDSLESCVARIPEDATAGQRMMAEETCARDQSTHR, from the coding sequence ATGAAGAAGATCCAGGTTGGAACTTGGCTGCTTGGCATCGTTTGCCTATCAGGAGCAGTTGGCTGTGCATCGGGAAAAGCTGCGATGCACCCGGTATCGGAACACTCACCAGTGTCGGGCACGACCGAGACGGTCTCTGCGGCGCCAACCGACACTCCTCCTGACACACTCGCGGATTCGCTACATGTGTGCCTGGCACGGATTCCAAGCGATTCCAGTAATGGAGCGAAGATGGTGGCTGAGCAGAGCTGTCAAGACAACGAAGACCTCCGTCAAGGTGTGGTCGGAACAGCCATAGCAAAAAGCGGTGGTCGTGCATCGGCCGGGACGCAAGGTGATTCGCTTGAGAGCTGCGTAGCGCGCATCCCCGAGGATGCCACGGCAGGTCAACGAATGATGGCAGAAGAAACCTGTGCTCGCGATCAGTCAACGCATCGCTGA
- a CDS encoding hypothetical protein (conserved protein of unknown function) yields the protein MRPGSRPLTIAFILTAKVFITDAYAGPEITGIPRETVEKGKIEKARLSAQLCGPGWALSDDREHTPASFLCVPVKPKIQCPPNAQLLETECSVGCAPRPK from the coding sequence ATGAGACCAGGTAGTCGACCACTTACAATCGCATTCATTCTTACCGCTAAGGTATTTATCACAGACGCATACGCTGGCCCAGAAATTACCGGCATTCCGAGAGAAACGGTAGAGAAAGGCAAGATCGAAAAGGCTAGATTATCTGCTCAATTATGTGGTCCCGGCTGGGCCCTGTCGGACGACCGTGAACATACCCCAGCTAGTTTCTTGTGCGTCCCTGTAAAGCCAAAAATACAATGTCCACCGAATGCGCAGTTGCTTGAAACAGAGTGCTCAGTAGGTTGCGCCCCTAGGCCAAAGTAG
- a CDS encoding hypothetical protein (conserved protein of unknown function), whose translation MPILSKPALERYLQARFGSSARLLSYGVIGKESSKGAQKRYGYGTPVKLTFKIGTRIQSAVLETMKPGPFGHEHMADRAQAMLWDYDSYGRLPRHVKGLDVGAFDPKQSLFSLAQAREFFVLNEWTDGASYHADLERLMKGGVLRKLDRQRTIALARYLAQIHAKKRRDADLYKRRLRELIGHGECIMGLTDSYPKRCGFITGDLLRTVEEACNRWRWRLHDKSNRLSQVHGDFHPYNVLFRTGTDFAVLDRSRGEWGEPADDITAMTINHLLNSLIRWGNLRGPFEVLFRLFWDTYVDVSGDKEVTETAAPFFAFRGLVVASPLWYPNLSIDIRRSLFRFIENVLDVPRFEPNRVNEYCGL comes from the coding sequence ATGCCGATATTAAGTAAACCTGCCTTGGAACGCTACCTACAAGCTCGCTTCGGCTCGTCGGCACGACTACTGTCCTACGGAGTCATTGGCAAAGAGAGCTCGAAGGGAGCGCAGAAGCGCTATGGGTATGGCACGCCGGTTAAATTGACGTTCAAAATCGGGACCCGGATTCAGTCCGCCGTGCTAGAAACGATGAAGCCAGGCCCATTCGGGCACGAACATATGGCGGATCGTGCGCAGGCAATGTTGTGGGACTATGATTCGTACGGTCGCTTGCCGCGCCACGTGAAAGGGTTGGATGTCGGAGCATTTGACCCCAAGCAATCGCTCTTTTCACTCGCGCAGGCTCGGGAATTCTTTGTGCTGAATGAATGGACTGACGGAGCGAGTTATCACGCGGATCTTGAACGATTGATGAAAGGCGGAGTGCTACGCAAGCTGGACCGACAACGGACGATCGCACTCGCTCGCTACTTGGCTCAGATCCATGCCAAGAAACGGCGTGACGCCGACCTCTACAAGCGTCGGCTGCGTGAATTGATCGGTCACGGCGAATGCATCATGGGGTTGACCGACAGCTATCCCAAGCGCTGCGGCTTTATCACAGGTGATCTATTGCGAACGGTGGAGGAGGCATGTAACCGGTGGAGATGGCGCCTCCATGATAAGTCTAATCGACTTTCCCAGGTACACGGGGATTTCCACCCGTACAATGTACTGTTCCGGACTGGGACGGATTTTGCGGTGTTGGATCGGTCACGGGGGGAATGGGGCGAACCGGCCGACGACATCACCGCGATGACGATCAACCATCTGCTCAACTCGCTGATTCGATGGGGTAATCTCCGGGGCCCCTTCGAGGTGCTATTCCGATTGTTCTGGGACACATACGTGGATGTGAGCGGCGACAAGGAAGTCACGGAAACGGCTGCGCCGTTCTTCGCCTTTCGCGGGCTGGTCGTGGCGAGCCCGCTCTGGTATCCCAATCTGTCGATCGACATCCGACGCAGCCTCTTTCGCTTCATTGAAAACGTGCTCGATGTACCGCGCTTTGAACCAAACCGAGTGAATGAGTATTGCGGACTATAA
- a CDS encoding Transcriptional regulator produces the protein MAAVAPSIKKAVVLFHALSDETRLALLERLKDGEQCVCELTDAMKAAQSRLSFHLKVLKDAGLVEDRRDGRWMYYSLSYQAIEELEDLVDSLKKAAKSAASARRCC, from the coding sequence GTGGCTGCTGTTGCTCCATCGATCAAGAAAGCGGTTGTATTATTTCATGCGCTGTCGGATGAGACACGCCTAGCGCTACTGGAACGATTAAAAGATGGAGAGCAGTGTGTCTGTGAGCTGACGGATGCGATGAAAGCTGCGCAGTCGCGGCTATCGTTTCACCTCAAAGTATTAAAGGATGCCGGGCTCGTCGAAGATCGGCGTGATGGGCGATGGATGTATTACTCACTCAGTTACCAGGCCATTGAGGAGCTGGAAGACTTGGTGGATTCGCTCAAGAAGGCAGCGAAGTCGGCGGCTTCTGCACGACGTTGTTGCTGA
- a CDS encoding Arsenite methyltransferase, whose product MNNEPTLKDELKTRYGRAALQAQQQERRSCCGTGTVLEAGRLDSITAGLYADQETAVVPKDAVRASLGCGNPTALAQIAPGETVLDLGSGGGIDVLLSARRVGPTGKVYGLDMTDEMLELARANQAKAGVTNVEFLKGDIEHIPLPDDSVKARLESFITSPY is encoded by the coding sequence ATGAACAATGAGCCGACACTAAAAGATGAACTCAAGACCAGATATGGACGGGCGGCTCTGCAGGCACAGCAGCAGGAACGGCGTTCGTGCTGTGGAACCGGCACAGTGCTGGAAGCCGGAAGGCTCGATTCCATCACCGCTGGCCTTTATGCAGATCAAGAGACCGCCGTGGTTCCCAAAGACGCGGTGCGAGCGTCGCTCGGCTGCGGCAATCCGACTGCCTTGGCGCAGATCGCGCCGGGAGAAACGGTATTGGATTTGGGCTCAGGCGGCGGGATCGATGTGCTGCTCTCCGCGCGTCGAGTGGGACCGACTGGCAAGGTGTACGGCTTGGACATGACCGACGAAATGTTAGAGCTGGCGAGGGCCAACCAAGCGAAGGCTGGGGTGACGAACGTGGAATTTTTGAAGGGCGACATCGAACATATCCCGTTGCCCGACGACTCCGTCAAAGCCCGCCTCGAATCGTTCATCACGTCTCCGTACTGA
- a CDS encoding Endopeptidase La: MTISKFKVPVSMLAPVIDSGQLGFEDTGELEPLTEIIGQERAVEAMEFGLNIKSPGFNLYVSGPVGTGKGTLVRQMIKRMAHAAPAPSDWCYVNNFQDPSRPTCLSLPAGQGASFKREMSGFIDGLRRDIPMAFESKKYLDAKAKLHDNIDTKKKSLFHELTELSRTRGFGFEETSVGFGIVPLKAAKPMTEADMEAMTDEEQRDLNERRKALEGEIREFHVRIHSLEKEAEQQLRHLDRQLVTHVLEGRYETMRRTYQDLQAVSSFLERARDNIVHHYKDFLPHENPHLVIPGLEFKRPDLSRFLVNLIVQRDPTEGAPVIDESHPTYTNLIGKIERRAHMGVMYTDFTEIRAGASLLANGGYLIVNVLDILRQPFSWDALKRVIKTGEVKIEDPGEFYGFSTAGLRPEPIPVHVKIIMVGPPILYHLLLAYEEDFSKLFKVKVDFDTEVVRSDRQDRQYARFIAKLCREEGLPHFGADAVAEIIRQGFRFADRHDRLSLRFSLVSDLIREAGYWARKEGHAFVTHADVDAAVTHKRHRSSLAEHWIQDEIKEGTLMVDLDGDVVGQVNGLSVHQLGDYAFGRPTRITARTYVGTKGVIDIQREAELAGTIHSKGVMTLAGYLAGKFAGSHPLAMSASLTFEQTYSEVEGDSASVAELAAILSSLADLPIHQWLAVTGSVNQLGEIQPIGGVNEKIEGFFESCSRKGLTGRQGVVIPARNTKHLALRRDVVEAVESGHFSVYAVNTIEEALELLTGIAAGERGLDRAYPPDTVFGRAAQRLEEMAQAVAEWGEGEEKSRGHIIMEP; the protein is encoded by the coding sequence ATGACGATCTCAAAATTCAAAGTCCCCGTCTCGATGCTCGCGCCTGTGATCGACTCCGGTCAACTTGGCTTCGAGGATACAGGCGAGCTGGAACCCCTCACTGAAATCATCGGGCAGGAACGGGCCGTCGAGGCCATGGAATTCGGGCTGAATATAAAGAGTCCAGGGTTCAACCTCTATGTATCGGGTCCTGTCGGCACCGGAAAAGGTACGCTCGTTCGCCAGATGATCAAGCGCATGGCTCATGCGGCGCCCGCTCCATCCGACTGGTGTTATGTCAATAACTTCCAGGACCCGTCGCGCCCAACCTGTCTCTCGCTTCCGGCAGGACAGGGCGCCTCGTTCAAGCGAGAGATGTCGGGCTTCATCGACGGGTTGCGACGCGACATTCCTATGGCGTTTGAAAGCAAGAAATATCTCGATGCCAAAGCCAAGCTGCACGACAACATCGATACCAAGAAAAAATCGCTCTTCCACGAATTGACGGAACTCAGCCGGACGCGAGGATTCGGTTTTGAAGAAACCTCGGTGGGCTTTGGAATTGTCCCACTCAAGGCGGCTAAGCCCATGACCGAGGCCGACATGGAGGCGATGACCGACGAGGAACAGCGGGACTTGAATGAGCGTCGCAAGGCCCTTGAAGGCGAGATCCGCGAGTTTCATGTCCGCATCCATAGTCTTGAGAAGGAAGCCGAACAACAGCTGCGACACCTAGACCGTCAACTAGTCACCCATGTCTTGGAAGGCCGTTACGAAACCATGCGGCGAACCTACCAGGACTTGCAGGCGGTTTCCTCATTCTTGGAGCGCGCTCGAGACAACATCGTGCACCACTACAAGGACTTTCTTCCACACGAAAATCCCCACCTTGTCATTCCAGGCTTAGAATTCAAACGACCGGACCTCTCCCGCTTTCTCGTCAACCTCATCGTGCAGCGCGACCCGACGGAAGGCGCCCCCGTGATCGACGAATCGCACCCGACCTACACGAACTTGATCGGAAAGATCGAACGGCGGGCCCACATGGGCGTGATGTACACCGACTTCACGGAGATCCGTGCTGGTGCCTCGCTGCTGGCCAACGGCGGCTACTTGATCGTGAATGTCTTGGACATACTGCGCCAACCCTTCTCGTGGGATGCGTTGAAGCGCGTGATCAAGACCGGCGAGGTGAAGATCGAAGATCCTGGAGAATTCTACGGGTTCTCGACGGCGGGACTACGGCCGGAACCGATTCCAGTCCATGTGAAGATCATCATGGTCGGGCCGCCCATCCTGTACCACCTGCTCCTGGCCTATGAAGAAGATTTCAGTAAACTCTTCAAGGTGAAGGTGGACTTCGACACCGAGGTGGTGAGGAGCGACCGGCAGGATCGCCAATATGCCAGGTTCATTGCCAAGCTCTGCCGCGAAGAAGGGCTGCCGCATTTCGGCGCCGATGCCGTCGCTGAAATCATCCGGCAAGGGTTCCGGTTCGCTGATCGCCACGACCGACTGTCGTTGCGGTTCAGCCTGGTGAGCGATCTTATCCGCGAAGCTGGATATTGGGCCAGGAAGGAAGGCCATGCCTTTGTCACTCATGCCGACGTCGATGCCGCCGTCACCCATAAGCGCCATCGCTCGAGTCTGGCGGAACACTGGATCCAGGATGAAATCAAAGAAGGCACGTTGATGGTCGACCTCGACGGCGACGTCGTCGGCCAGGTCAATGGGCTCTCGGTTCATCAGCTCGGTGACTATGCGTTCGGGCGTCCCACCCGCATTACGGCGCGGACCTACGTCGGGACCAAGGGTGTGATCGATATTCAACGCGAGGCAGAACTGGCGGGCACGATTCATAGCAAGGGTGTCATGACGCTGGCCGGATACCTCGCCGGAAAATTTGCCGGGTCCCATCCCCTCGCGATGAGCGCCTCATTGACGTTCGAGCAGACCTACTCGGAGGTGGAAGGAGACAGCGCTTCTGTGGCGGAACTCGCCGCCATTCTTTCCAGCCTTGCTGATCTGCCGATCCATCAATGGCTGGCCGTCACTGGTTCAGTCAATCAGTTGGGAGAAATACAGCCGATCGGTGGCGTGAATGAGAAGATCGAGGGGTTCTTCGAGTCCTGTTCTCGCAAGGGGTTGACCGGCAGACAGGGCGTGGTCATCCCCGCTCGAAACACGAAACATTTGGCGCTTCGGCGCGACGTGGTGGAGGCCGTGGAATCAGGACATTTTTCCGTCTATGCCGTGAACACGATTGAAGAAGCCCTGGAACTGCTCACCGGCATTGCAGCCGGTGAACGAGGGCTTGATCGGGCCTATCCGCCCGACACCGTCTTCGGTCGCGCTGCGCAACGACTAGAGGAAATGGCACAGGCTGTGGCGGAATGGGGGGAAGGGGAAGAGAAATCGAGAGGACACATTATCATGGAGCCGTAG
- a CDS encoding putative Helicase: MRKKSVSRPRERGRFPSDAKASSLAPAPGSAAVLTAFRALTVNDLHTMAPKETVLRGYDYFRQQRLQHYVWGKDGATLTALVQGTSLYEVIFSLDEGFLSSFCDCPAWDFDWLCKHVLCACFATKHLLSPETFPLSDQQQVHLAALRIELLGDLTETGSIKGTVPSRNGDGLPEAGYEIVIDAGQPYPQLVIHRNGVRIPAGWTPALPPELRPFLNPSWFSSEYGDEPLLRYLRVSKRRFPIVLKVGRESIALQWTPSVTCRSKTEIALAGHDVRIRAVCLADETALDRIVRFRSFVVDVTGRRLLCLENESGWDSFRALRHGFQGFNAYDHEVESAGRLRAVTLPDGQGHGRWQGIHHEVEFTVTRDEFQSTQIDLIQNQAHKTLGDLLLRIDGEEAPVHSSDSMSVGEEVSYALILAPLPDEVGAPTTAWILQAECRRSDTRFAPSASTFSFIRALEQGRAVSAPLRAQKRKAMLYDLFFTLLTVDEVKERDRRIKTVLDQTDWARSIRLEAAQWLSHHLSMYASQDVRLQVNERRWTLRAIDKHREALLYRIPFEVFGLDAFRGMPSYDVMKIAPLVLFQRLPDLLEKLTAAGITLLYEDKPLRPIQWDCTVQVGRQDRAGTGINWFEIRPEIRCDGVVIDETEWRQAVRQGGMIDTGHGLRVLDGQTMERLRAIIGLTGDATEDRKTAPVVRVPRLQILDWLALREQGIPVSLPAEDEAVLARLLGFEQIEKPPLPKALHAKVRPYQRDGYAWLAFLYEHRFGACLADDMGLGKTLQTICLLAAIKEGRIKTACEVKGPHLVVVPTSLLFNWEQELARFAPGLTVHVYSGSERKFDAGDGEVVLTTYGLARRDIDSLEQMAFHVIVFDEAQAVKNIRADTTGAVRRLKGRFKIALTGTPLENHLGEYFSVMDLCVPGLLGEYDRFKKDLKRIAGRALHQVLRRTRPFILRRTKAEILQDLPPKIEHEVFLELTDRQKALYKQTVDQVRSTIDDAYRTKTSGQAQLIALTAILKLRQICLSPRLLTNQANETSPKLGFLVERLHVLRDEGHSALVFSQFTSFLDLVQEACLRHGLLYHRLDGSTAPTARKARVTAFQTGEQPSVFLLSLKAGGQGLNLTRASYVFHLDPWWNPAVERQASDRAHRIGQRQTVSIVRILMRHSIEEKMVALKQRKLELYDAVMAGVVRGSGQGVLTKADFDFLLSPGA, encoded by the coding sequence ATGCGCAAGAAGTCTGTGTCCCGTCCCAGAGAGAGGGGGCGTTTCCCCTCGGACGCAAAGGCTAGTTCCCTCGCGCCTGCTCCCGGCTCGGCAGCCGTTCTTACTGCATTTCGGGCCCTCACCGTCAATGATTTGCACACGATGGCCCCTAAAGAGACGGTGCTTAGGGGATATGACTATTTCCGGCAGCAACGGCTTCAGCATTATGTCTGGGGTAAGGACGGCGCTACGCTCACAGCGTTGGTGCAGGGAACAAGCCTGTACGAGGTCATTTTTTCTCTCGACGAGGGGTTTCTCTCTTCGTTCTGTGACTGTCCGGCCTGGGATTTCGATTGGCTGTGCAAACATGTCCTGTGCGCCTGCTTTGCCACCAAACATCTGCTGTCGCCCGAGACGTTTCCATTGTCCGACCAGCAACAAGTTCACTTGGCCGCGCTCCGAATTGAGTTGCTCGGCGACCTCACCGAGACGGGTTCCATTAAGGGGACGGTCCCCTCGCGGAATGGGGATGGTCTCCCTGAGGCGGGCTATGAAATCGTGATCGACGCTGGCCAGCCGTATCCGCAACTGGTGATCCATCGGAATGGTGTGCGGATTCCTGCAGGATGGACCCCCGCGTTACCGCCGGAGCTGCGCCCATTCCTGAATCCGTCCTGGTTTTCGTCAGAGTATGGGGACGAACCCTTACTACGCTATCTCCGTGTCTCCAAGCGCCGATTCCCGATCGTGCTGAAAGTCGGACGAGAATCGATCGCCCTTCAATGGACCCCATCGGTCACCTGTCGGAGCAAAACAGAGATCGCACTTGCTGGTCATGACGTGAGGATTCGCGCGGTCTGTCTAGCCGACGAGACGGCGCTCGACCGGATCGTCCGTTTTCGTAGCTTCGTGGTCGATGTGACTGGCCGCCGCTTGCTCTGTTTGGAGAACGAAAGCGGATGGGATTCGTTTCGTGCGTTGCGCCACGGCTTCCAAGGTTTCAACGCCTATGATCATGAGGTCGAATCGGCTGGGAGGCTGCGCGCCGTGACCTTGCCGGACGGTCAAGGCCATGGCCGATGGCAGGGCATCCACCATGAGGTGGAATTCACCGTCACACGAGATGAGTTCCAGTCCACGCAGATCGATCTGATCCAGAATCAGGCCCACAAGACCTTGGGCGATCTTCTGTTGCGCATAGATGGGGAAGAGGCGCCGGTTCATTCCTCTGACTCTATGTCGGTGGGCGAGGAGGTGTCGTACGCGTTGATTCTGGCGCCACTCCCAGACGAGGTCGGCGCGCCGACCACTGCATGGATTCTACAGGCAGAATGTCGGCGCAGTGACACCCGGTTTGCTCCGAGCGCCTCGACCTTTTCCTTCATCCGGGCGTTGGAGCAGGGCCGCGCTGTGTCCGCACCGTTGCGGGCACAGAAACGCAAGGCCATGCTCTACGATCTGTTCTTCACGTTGCTCACGGTCGACGAGGTCAAGGAACGAGATCGTCGCATCAAAACGGTGCTGGATCAGACCGATTGGGCGAGGAGCATCCGTCTTGAGGCTGCTCAATGGCTGAGCCACCATCTGTCGATGTATGCCAGTCAAGATGTACGGTTGCAGGTCAACGAAAGGCGGTGGACACTTCGCGCGATCGACAAACACCGCGAAGCGTTGCTGTACCGAATTCCATTCGAGGTCTTCGGTCTGGACGCGTTTCGCGGCATGCCCTCGTACGACGTGATGAAGATCGCCCCGCTCGTGCTGTTTCAGCGATTACCGGATCTTTTGGAAAAGCTGACGGCGGCCGGGATCACATTGCTGTATGAAGACAAACCGCTCCGGCCCATTCAGTGGGACTGCACCGTCCAAGTCGGGCGTCAGGATCGAGCGGGGACCGGGATCAACTGGTTCGAGATCCGGCCGGAAATCCGCTGCGACGGGGTGGTGATTGACGAGACGGAATGGCGGCAGGCCGTCCGGCAGGGCGGAATGATCGACACTGGGCACGGTTTGCGGGTCTTGGATGGGCAGACCATGGAGCGGCTGCGCGCGATTATCGGCCTCACGGGTGACGCGACGGAGGATCGGAAAACAGCGCCCGTCGTGCGTGTGCCTCGGTTACAGATCCTCGATTGGCTGGCGCTGCGGGAGCAGGGCATCCCTGTGTCGCTGCCCGCTGAGGATGAGGCGGTGCTGGCGCGATTGCTGGGATTTGAGCAGATCGAGAAGCCGCCGTTGCCAAAGGCTCTGCACGCGAAGGTGCGTCCCTACCAGCGGGACGGCTACGCCTGGCTCGCGTTTCTCTACGAGCATCGATTCGGCGCCTGTTTGGCGGACGACATGGGGTTGGGCAAGACCCTCCAAACCATCTGTCTGCTGGCCGCTATCAAGGAGGGGCGTATCAAGACGGCTTGCGAGGTGAAGGGACCTCATCTGGTCGTCGTTCCGACGAGTCTGCTCTTCAACTGGGAACAGGAGCTGGCGCGCTTCGCGCCTGGTTTGACGGTTCATGTGTATAGCGGGAGCGAGCGGAAGTTCGACGCCGGGGACGGCGAGGTGGTACTCACGACCTATGGGTTGGCCCGCCGGGATATCGACAGCTTGGAGCAGATGGCGTTCCATGTGATCGTGTTCGACGAAGCGCAGGCGGTAAAGAACATTCGGGCGGACACGACAGGCGCGGTCCGTCGGCTCAAGGGACGCTTCAAGATCGCGCTGACCGGGACGCCACTCGAAAACCATCTGGGCGAGTATTTTTCCGTGATGGACCTGTGCGTGCCTGGACTTCTGGGCGAGTATGATCGCTTCAAGAAGGACCTGAAACGTATCGCGGGTCGCGCACTCCATCAGGTGTTGCGGCGGACACGGCCCTTTATTCTGCGGCGGACCAAGGCCGAGATCCTTCAGGACCTGCCACCGAAAATCGAGCATGAGGTGTTCCTGGAGTTGACCGATCGGCAAAAGGCCCTCTACAAACAGACCGTCGATCAGGTTCGCTCAACGATCGACGACGCCTATCGCACCAAGACCTCCGGGCAGGCGCAGCTCATCGCGCTCACGGCAATCCTCAAACTTCGGCAAATCTGTCTTTCGCCCCGCCTCCTGACGAACCAGGCCAACGAGACCTCACCCAAGCTCGGCTTCCTGGTGGAGCGGCTTCACGTTTTGCGCGATGAGGGGCACAGCGCTCTGGTATTCTCACAGTTCACCAGCTTTCTGGACCTCGTACAGGAAGCGTGCCTCCGCCATGGATTGCTATATCATCGCTTGGATGGATCCACGGCACCGACTGCGCGCAAGGCCCGTGTGACGGCGTTTCAGACCGGTGAACAGCCGAGCGTGTTTCTCTTGAGTCTCAAGGCGGGAGGGCAGGGGCTGAATCTCACCAGAGCGAGCTATGTCTTTCATCTTGATCCCTGGTGGAATCCGGCGGTGGAGCGCCAGGCGTCGGATCGCGCGCATCGCATCGGGCAACGGCAGACGGTCTCGATCGTACGGATTCTCATGCGTCACAGCATTGAGGAGAAGATGGTGGCGCTCAAGCAGCGCAAGCTCGAGTTGTACGACGCGGTCATGGCCGGCGTGGTGCGAGGCTCCGGGCAAGGCGTGCTGACGAAAGCCGACTTCGACTTCCTGCTCTCGCCGGGTGCGTGA
- a CDS encoding hypothetical protein (conserved protein of unknown function), giving the protein MEHMKLSTRSLVIVLGLFFIPNETPAQSTPDWGKAEYESNCASCHGLGGKGDGPLSESFRTKAADLSTLAKRNDGVFPAQRVYDIIDGRQEVAAHGPRAMPVWGRDYRIQVPDIMLGDIQIYGLKDAIVHNKLVVLVDYLHRLQVK; this is encoded by the coding sequence ATGGAGCACATGAAACTATCAACCCGGTCTCTGGTGATTGTGCTTGGGCTATTTTTTATTCCGAACGAAACTCCTGCGCAATCGACCCCCGACTGGGGAAAGGCCGAATACGAGTCGAACTGCGCCAGCTGCCATGGTCTCGGTGGGAAAGGCGACGGCCCGCTGTCGGAAAGCTTTCGTACGAAAGCGGCAGACTTGAGCACTCTCGCTAAAAGAAATGACGGCGTCTTTCCAGCCCAGCGGGTGTATGACATCATCGACGGGCGTCAGGAGGTAGCAGCCCACGGCCCGCGTGCAATGCCAGTCTGGGGCCGAGATTACCGGATCCAGGTGCCTGACATTATGCTCGGAGACATACAAATCTATGGGCTGAAGGACGCGATCGTGCATAACAAGCTGGTCGTGCTTGTTGACTACTTGCATCGGCTACAAGTGAAATAG
- a CDS encoding putative adenylyl-sulfate kinase: MTTGDSSNACAMWLTGLPASGKSTLARELITQLETWGCTIEVLESDAIRRVLTPHPTYAQAERDLFYRAIAFMGAKLVSHGITVIFDATANRRAYRDFARSLIPRFIEVAVECPLELAMQRDYKGTYRRGQRGESSTVPGLQDPYESPLNPEVRIDTTKVSVKDAAGKVLELVKEKFKADATHGRFLV; this comes from the coding sequence ATGACGACTGGCGATTCTTCAAATGCCTGTGCTATGTGGCTCACTGGCCTGCCTGCGTCGGGAAAGAGCACGCTGGCTCGTGAACTCATCACCCAACTCGAAACATGGGGCTGTACCATAGAGGTGTTGGAATCTGATGCCATTCGACGAGTACTGACTCCTCATCCGACCTATGCTCAGGCTGAAAGGGATCTTTTCTACCGTGCCATAGCATTCATGGGTGCGAAGCTGGTCTCACATGGCATAACCGTCATCTTCGATGCGACAGCAAACCGGCGGGCCTATCGCGACTTTGCCAGGAGCCTCATCCCGAGGTTCATCGAGGTGGCCGTGGAGTGTCCATTGGAACTAGCCATGCAGCGTGACTATAAGGGGACTTACCGGCGGGGCCAGCGGGGTGAGTCGTCAACCGTTCCGGGCCTCCAAGATCCTTACGAGTCGCCGCTCAATCCGGAGGTGAGGATCGATACGACGAAGGTCTCCGTGAAGGACGCGGCGGGGAAAGTCCTGGAATTGGTGAAAGAGAAATTCAAGGCTGATGCTACTCATGGACGGTTTCTCGTGTGA
- a CDS encoding hypothetical protein (conserved protein of unknown function), with the protein MKMLHIVCGKRFEEEIVVLFQKLEIKGYTVISGVGGSGVTGTVTASNSPMNQNTNTLFMVALGYESSFLPQIVAALKELRAKHVQGHDDREIALKVFLQPCEIII; encoded by the coding sequence ATGAAGATGCTGCACATTGTTTGTGGGAAAAGGTTTGAGGAAGAGATCGTTGTGCTGTTTCAAAAACTGGAAATCAAAGGATACACTGTGATTTCAGGCGTGGGAGGGAGTGGTGTGACCGGGACCGTGACTGCCTCCAATTCGCCAATGAACCAGAATACCAATACGCTCTTCATGGTCGCACTCGGCTACGAATCTTCTTTTTTGCCACAGATTGTGGCCGCGCTAAAGGAGCTTCGAGCCAAACATGTCCAGGGGCATGACGACCGTGAAATTGCATTGAAAGTCTTTCTTCAGCCCTGCGAGATCATCATTTAA